The Faecalibacterium sp. I3-3-89 sequence GCCCCTTCTGGTCGATTTCACCGTTCCGCTGGTACTGGGCAACCTGTTCCAACTCACCTACAACGCCGCCGACAGCATCATCGTGGGCAAATTCGTGGGCGAGGACGCCCTCGCCGCCGTTGGTACCTCCAATCCGCTGATGACGCTGGCCATCCTCTTCATCAACGGGCTTTGCCTCGGCGCGGGCATCCTCGTCAGCACAGCCTACGGCGCGGGCGACACCCAGCGGGTGGAGCGTCAGGTCTCCACCACCGCCATCGCGGGTACCGTATTCTCGCTGGTCTTTTCGGCCCTCTGTGTCCTGCTGGCGACGCCCCTGCTGCGGCTGATGCAGGTGCCGACGGAGATCCTGCCCATCGCGGTGCAGTACCTCCGCATCGTGTTTGCCGGGCTTATCTTCACCTTCTTCTACAACTTCCTCGCGGCCACCATGCGGGCGCTGGGCGACAGCAAGAGCGCCCTCTACTTCCTGATGATAAGCTCCGTGCTGAACATCGGCGGCGACCTGTTCTTCGTCGAGGTGCTGGGTTGGGGCAGCGAGGGCTGCGCCCTCTCTACCGTCCTCAGCGAGGCCCTCTGCTGCGTGCTCTGCGTCATTTACATCCAGTACAGGATCCCTGTCCTTCAGCTGGGTCGGCGCTGGCTGGTCTTTGACAGCTCGCTGCTGCGCAGCACCGTCCAGTATGGCTGGACCAGCGCCATGCAGCAGGCCACCGTCCAGCTGGGCAAGATCGCCGTGCAAGCCATCGTCAACACGCTTGGCGTCAACGCCATGGCGGCATTCACCGCCGCCAGCCGGGTGGACGACTTCACCTATATGCCCCAGCAGAACATCGCCCACGCCATGACCACCCTGATGGCCCAGAACCACGGCGCAGGCAAAAAAGAGCGGGTGCGGCAGGGCTTTTTCTGCGGCCTGCGCATCGAGCTTGTCTACGGCCTGCTCCTGATGGCAGTCTGCCTGCTCTTTGCCCGCCCCATCATCTCCCTCTTCGTGGACGACCCCGCTGTCATCGAACTGGGCGTCCGGTTCCTGCGGTGCGCCTCCCTCTTCTACCTGATGCCCGGTGTGACCAACGGCATTCAGGGCGGCTTCCGGGGTCTGGGCGACCTGAAGGTCACCCTGACCAGCAGTATGCTCAACATGGGCTTCCGGGTGCTGGCCGCCGCCATTCTGATCCTGCTGCTCAAGGTCGAGCTTCGGTTCCTGCCCGTGAGCTACGGCATCGGCTGGCTCTCCATGCTGATCTACGAGCTGCCCCTGCTCATCCGCTACCTGAAGGAAGACAAGCTGTAAAGACAGCAAAAGACCTCTGCACGCCATCTCGTGCAGAGGTCTTTTTTGGTTTCAGTTATCCTTTTCCACCTTGCTCAGGAGGATGCGGTCGTTGTCGAGGGCCTTGCCTGCGTTCTCGCGGAACTTTTCCAGCAGGTCGTCCACCGTCATCCGGCTCCGGGCTTCGCCCTTGACGTCGAAAACGATGCGTCCTGCGTCCATCATGAGGGTGCGGTTGCCCAGCTCCAGCGCCTGATGCATATTGTGCGTGACCATCAGGCAGGTGATCTTCTTCTCGGCCACGATGCTCTTGGTCAGATCCAGCACCTTTTCCGCCGTGGCGGGGTCGAGGGCGGCGGTGTGCTCGTCCAGAAGCAGGAGCTTCGGGGTGACGAGGGTGGCCATCAGCAGGGTCAGCGCCTGACGCTGACCGCCCGACAGCAGACCCACCGGCTGTTTCATCCGGTCTTCGAGGCCCATGTCCAGCAGGGCCAGCTTTTCGCGGAAGATCTCCTTGTCTTTGCGGGAGATGCGGGAGAAGATGGCGTTGGGGGCAGTTCCGGCGCGAAGATAGGCCAGCGCCAGATTCTCCTCGATGGTCATGTTGGGGGCCGTGCCCTTGAGGGGATCTTGGAACAGGTGGCCGATGACCCGGCTGCGCTGGTATTCCGGCGTAAAGGTGATGTCCTCATCGCCCAGCGTGATG is a genomic window containing:
- a CDS encoding MATE family efflux transporter, which produces MTKDMTTGAITPLLVDFTVPLVLGNLFQLTYNAADSIIVGKFVGEDALAAVGTSNPLMTLAILFINGLCLGAGILVSTAYGAGDTQRVERQVSTTAIAGTVFSLVFSALCVLLATPLLRLMQVPTEILPIAVQYLRIVFAGLIFTFFYNFLAATMRALGDSKSALYFLMISSVLNIGGDLFFVEVLGWGSEGCALSTVLSEALCCVLCVIYIQYRIPVLQLGRRWLVFDSSLLRSTVQYGWTSAMQQATVQLGKIAVQAIVNTLGVNAMAAFTAASRVDDFTYMPQQNIAHAMTTLMAQNHGAGKKERVRQGFFCGLRIELVYGLLLMAVCLLFARPIISLFVDDPAVIELGVRFLRCASLFYLMPGVTNGIQGGFRGLGDLKVTLTSSMLNMGFRVLAAAILILLLKVELRFLPVSYGIGWLSMLIYELPLLIRYLKEDKL
- a CDS encoding ABC transporter ATP-binding protein, which encodes MLELRGLHKTFNPGTVNEKIALNGVSLTMEAGDFATIVGSNGAGKSTLFNAITGGFIADEGSITLGDEDITFTPEYQRSRVIGHLFQDPLKGTAPNMTIEENLALAYLRAGTAPNAIFSRISRKDKEIFREKLALLDMGLEDRMKQPVGLLSGGQRQALTLLMATLVTPKLLLLDEHTAALDPATAEKVLDLTKSIVAEKKITCLMVTHNMHQALELGNRTLMMDAGRIVFDVKGEARSRMTVDDLLEKFRENAGKALDNDRILLSKVEKDN